From a region of the Vidua macroura isolate BioBank_ID:100142 chromosome 3, ASM2450914v1, whole genome shotgun sequence genome:
- the EPRS1 gene encoding bifunctional glutamate/proline--tRNA ligase isoform X3, producing MAALSLTVDAGSPPLGALLTVEHVKNDVEISVQEGRETILSVSEQVSFTDVNSIARYLARVAASAGLYGSNLLEHTEIDHWLEFSATKLSTASQFPSAIQELNHCLSLRTYLVGNSLSLADLCVWAVLKDNSTWQEQLEQNKAPVHAKRWYSFLEVQRAFQSVGAKWAAGTPKFKMATEKEKKADVGKFVELPGAEMGKVIVRFPPEASGYLHIGHAKAALLNQHYQVNFKGKLIMRFDDTNPEKEKEDFEKVILEDVAMLHIKPDQFTYTSDHFETIMKYAEKLIQEGKAYVDDTPAEQMKAEREQRVESKHRNNCVNKNLQMWEEMKKGTEYGQTCCLRAKIDMSSNNGCMRDPTLYRCKNQPHPRTGSTYKVYPTYDFACPIVDSIEGVTHALRTTEYHDRDEQFYWIIEALGIRKPYIWEYSRLNLNNTVLSKRKLTWFVNEGLVDGWDDPRFPTVRGVLRRGMTVEGLKQFIAAQGSSRSVVNMEWDKIWSFNKKVIDPVAPRYTALLKEAVVPVNIPEAQEEMKEVAKHPKNADVGLKPVWYSSRVLIEGADAETLAEGEVVTFINWGNIIITKLNRNSSGKIVSINAKLNLDNKDFKKTTKITWLAETPRAPLIPTVCVNYEHLITKPVLGKDEDFKQYINRNSKQEELMLGDPCLKELKKGDIIQLQRRGFFICDQPYEPVSPYSCKDAPCILIYIPDGHTKEMPTSGSKEKAKAETAKKEASSAVKGKSAPVVGHASTPACTESSEGHLIIYNKVAAQGDVVRDLKAKKAAKEDIDKAVKQLLALKAEYKEKTGQDYKPGNPPVSGTAQSSKLETSGTLDSKALYDKVAEQGEVVRKLKAEKASKDQIDEAVKLLLSLKADYKEKTGQEYKPGHPPAAQGALPQTSNTVASGPDTPEAKALFSKVALQGDEVRKLKAEKADKEKIDVAVKELLQLKAQYKSVAGVDYKPVSASGVDDKDKKKKEKENKSEKQTKQQKQNDGPRKEPLQGQSGNERSSNGSGEGQGPKKQTRLGLEAKKEENLSEWFSQVITKSEMIEYYDVSGCYILRPWAHAIWEAIKDFFDAEIKKLGVENCYFPMFVSQAALETEKSHIADFAPEVAWVTRSGKTELAEPIAIRPTSETVMYPSYAKWVQSHRDLPIKLNQWCSVVRWEFKHPQPFLRTREFLWQEGHTAFATYEEAAEEVLQILDLYARVYEDLLAIPVVKGRKTEKEKFAGGDYTTTLEAFISASGRAIQGATSHHLGQNFSKMFEIVFEDPKKPGEKQFAYQNSWGITTRTIGVMTMIHGDNMGLVLPPRVACIQVVIIPCGITNSLSEEDRESLLKKCNEYRSRLLAVNIRVRADLRDNYSPGWKFNHWELKGVPVRVEVGPRDMKSQQFVAVRRDTGQKLTLSEHEAEEKLKQILEEIHANLYSRASEDLKSHMVVASNMEDFQKELDSGKIVQIPFCGEIECEDWIKKTTARDQDLEPGAPSMGAKSLCIPFQPLRELQPGARCVCSKNPAKFYTLFGRSY from the exons gCAAGTTTCATTTACTGATGTGAATTCAATAGCTCGGTATCTGGCTCGAgttgctgcctctgctgggtTATATGGCTCGAATCTGTTGGAACACACTGAG ATTGACCATTGGCTGGAGTTCAGTGCTACAAAGTTATCCACTGCCAGCCAGTTCCCTTCAGCCATCCAAGAGCTCAACCACTGTCTGTCTCTACGGACCTACTTGGTGGGAAACTCTTTGAGTCTTGCAGATTTGTGTGTCTGGGCTGTACTAAAAG ATAATAGTACGTGGCAAGAGCAGctagaacaaaacaaagctcCTGTGCATGCAAAGCGATGGTATAGCTTCCTTGAGGTACAACGTGCTTTCCAGTCAGTAGGAGCCAAGTGGGCTGCTGGTACACCAAAGTTTAAAATG gcaacagaaaaagaaaagaaagcagatgtTGGGAAGTTTGTTGAACTTCCTGGTGCAGAGATGGGAAAGGTCATTGTGAGGTTTCCTCCTGAAGCAAGTGG atACTTGCATATTGGTCATGCCAAAGCTGCCCTGCTAAATCAGCACTACCAAgttaattttaaaggaaaacttaTTATGAGATTTGATGACACAAatccagaaaaagagaaagaagactTTGAAAAG GTTATTCTTGAGGACGTTGCCATGCTGCATATCAAACCAGATCAATTCACATATACCTCAGATCACTTTGAAACAATAATGAAATATGCTGAGAAGCTTATTCAAGAAGGGAAGGCATATGTGGATGATACTCCTGCAGAACAAATGAAAGCAGAGCGTGAGCAAAGAGTGGAAtctaaacacagaaataacT GTGTTAATAAAAATCTACAAAtgtgggaagaaatgaaaaagggaACAGAATATGGACAAACTTGTTGTCTACGAGCAAAAATAGATATGAGTAGTAATAATGGATGTATGAGGGATCCAACTCTTTATCGTTGTAAAAACCAGCCTCACCCTCGGACAGGAAGTACCTACAA GGTTTATCCCACGTACGACTTTGCCTGCCCCATTGTTGATAGTATTGAAGGCGTCACACATGCGCTGAGAACAACTGAATACCATGACAGAGATGAACAGTTCTACTGGATTATTGAGGCTCTGGGCATAAGGAAACCATATATATGGGAGTACAGCAGGCTAAACCTCAACAACACTGTGCTCTCTAAGAGAAAGCTCACGTGGTTTGTCAACGAGGGCCTTGTGGATGGATG GGATGACCCAAGATTTCCCACTGTGCGTGGTGTACTGAGAAGAGGCATGACTGTTGAAGGGCTAAAACAGTTTATTGCTGCTCAG GGCTCCTCTCGATCTGTTGTGAATATGGAGTGGGATAAAATCTGGTCCTTTAACAAAAAG GTTATAGACCCAGTAGCACCTCGGTACACTGCTTTACTGAAAGAGGCAGTGGTCCCAGTAAATATTCCTGAAGCTCAAGAGGAGATGAAAGAAGTGGCTAAACATCCAAAG AATGCTGATGTTGGGTTGAAGCCTGTGTGGTACAGCTCCCGAGTCCTCATTGAGGGCGCAGATGCGGAGACCTTGGCGGAGGGAGAGGTGGTGACGTTCATAAATTGGGGCAATATCATCATCACCAAATTAAACAG AAATTCAAGTGGAAAAATTGTATCCATCAATGCTAAGTTGAACTTAGATAATAAGGACTTCAAAAAAACTACTAAGATCACTTGGTTGGCTGAAACTCCACGTGCACCCCTCATCCCAACTGTCTGTGTTAATTATGAGCATCTGATCACGAAGCCAGTTCTAGGTAAAGATGAAGACTTCAAGCAATATATCAACCGAAATAGCAAG CAAGAAGAACTGATGCTGGGTGATCCGTGCCTTAAGGAGTTAAAAAAAGGTGACATCATACAACTTCAGAGGAGAGGATTCTTTATTTGTGATCAGCCCTATGAGCCAGTGAG TCCTTACAGCTGTAAAGATGCCCCATGCATTTTGATTTACATCCCTGATGGACACACTAAAGAAATGCCAACATCTGGGTCAAAAGAGAAGGCCAAAGCTGAAACTGCAAAAAAAGAG gctagttcagctgtgaaaggaaaatctgCTCCAGTTGTTGGTCATGCCTCTACTCCAGCCTGTACTGAATCATCTGAAGGTCACTTGATCATCTACAACAAGGTGGCTGCACAGGGTGATGTAGTTCGTGACTTGAAGGCTAAGAAGGCAGCAAAGGAAGATATTGATAAAGCTGTGAAACAACTCCTGGCCTTGAAAGCAGAATACAAAGAGAAGACAGGCCAGGATTATAAGCCAGGAAATCCTCCAGTATCTGGAACTGCACAGTCATCAAAGCTTGAGACCTCTGGTACCTTGGACAGTAAAGCTCTGTATGATAAAGTAGCAGAGCAAGGAGAAGTGGTCCGAAAACTGAAAGCTGAGAAAGCATCTAAG GATCAAATAGATGAAGCAGTAAAACTCCTCCTTTCTCTAAAAGCTGACTACAAGGAAAAGACTGGGCAGGAGTACAAGCCAGGACACCCACCAGCAGCTCAGGGGGCTTTGCCTCAGACATCAAACACAGTAGCCAGCGGTCCAGACACTCCTGAAGCTAAAGCCCTTTTTAGCAAAGTAGCTCTTCAAGGAGATGAAGTTaggaaattaaaagcagaaaaagcagacaAG gaAAAGATAGATGTGGCTGTTAAAGAACTTCTTCAGTTGAAGGCCCAGTATAAGTCTGTTGCAGGAGTTGATTATAAACCAGTGTCTGCTAGTGGTGTAGATGACaaagataaaaagaagaaagagaaggagaacaAGTCTGAAAAGCAGACTAAGCAACAGAAGCAAAATGATGGCCCCAGAAAAGAACCTTTGCAAGGACAGAGTGGTAATGAGCGTTCCTCAAATGGATCAGGAGAGGGCCAAGGCCCTAAGAAACAAACCAG GCTGGGTCTAGAAgctaaaaaagaagaaaatctttcaGAGTGGTTCTCTCAG GTGATCACAAAATCAGAGATGATTGAATACTACGATGTCAGTGGCTGTTACATTCTTCGTCCTTGGGCTCACGCTATTTGGGAAGCCATCAAAGACTTCTTCGATGCAGAGATCAAGAAACTTGGAGTGGAAAACTGCTACTTCCCCATGTTTGTGTCCCAGGCTGCCCTAGAGACAGAGAAGTCTCATATTGCTGACTTTGCTCCTGAG gTTGCTTGGGTCACAAGATCTGGGAAAACAGAACTGGCTGAACCAATTGCTATACGTCCCACAAGTGAAACAG TCATGTATCCTTCCTATGCAAAGTGGGTGCAGTCACACAGGGATCTTCCTATCAAGCTTAATCAGTGGTGCAGTGTTGTG CGCTGGGAGTTCAAGCATCCCCAGCCTTTCCTTCGCACTCGTGAGTTCCTTTGGCAGGAGGGTCACACAGCATTTGCAACAtatgaagaagcagcagaggag GTGCTGCAGATACTTGATCTCTATGCTCGGGTGTATGAAGATCTCTTGGCAATACCTGTTGTGAAGGGAAGGAAGACAGAGAAGGAGAAGTTTGCTGGGGGGGATTATACAACCACTTTAGAGGCATTTATATCTGCCAGTGGAAGAGCTATCCAG GGAGCAACGTCACATCATCTAGGGCAGAATTTCtcaaaaatgtttgaaattgtGTTTGAAGATCCCAAGAAGCCAGGAGAAAAACAGTTTGCTTATCAGAATTCCTGGGGCATTACAACTCGGACTATTGGTGTAATGACAATGATTCATGGAGATAACATGGGATTGGTACTCCCACCTCGTGTAGCCTGTATTCAG GTTGTAATTATTCCCTGTGGTATCACAAACTCCCTTTCTGAAGAGGACAGAGAGTCTCTGTTGAAGAAATGTAATGAATATCGTAGCAGGCTGCTTGCTGTGAACATCCGTGTGCGGGCTGATTTAAGAGACAACTACTCGCCTGGCTGGAAGTTCAACCACTGGGAACTTAAG gGCGTGCCAGTCAGGGTTGAAGTAGGACCACGAGACATGAAGAGCCAACAGTTTGTAGCTGTTAGAAGAGACACGGGGCAGAAGCTGACATTGTCTGAACatgaagcagaagagaaacttAAGCAGATCTTGGAGGAGATCCATGCAAACCTTTACAGCAG aGCATCCGAGGACCTAAAAAGTCATATGGTGGTGGCCAGTAATATGGAGGACTTTCAAAAAGAGCTTGATTCAGGAAAG